A region of the Ranitomeya imitator isolate aRanImi1 chromosome 10, aRanImi1.pri, whole genome shotgun sequence genome:
TTAGctttgacagggagaaggacttggggatcctagttaatgataaacttacctggagcagccagtgccaggcagcagctgccaaggcaaacaggatcatggggtgcattaaaagaggtctggatacacatgatgagaacattatactgcctctgtacaaatccctagttagaccgcacatggagtactgtgtccagttttgggcaccggtgctcaggaaggatataatggaactagagagagtacaaaggagggcaacaaaattaataaaggggatgggagaactacaatacccagatagattagcgaaattaggattatttagtctagaaaaaagacgactgaggggcgatctaataaccatgtataagtatataaggggacaatacaaatatctcgctgaggatctgtttataccaaggaaggtgacgggcacaagggggcattctttgcgtctggaggagagaaggtttttccaccaacatagaagaggattctttactgttagggcagtgagaatctggaattgcttgcctgaggaggtggtgatggcgaactcagtcgaggggttcaagagaggcctggatgtcttcctggagcagaacaatattgtatcatacaattattaggttctgtagaaggacgtagatctggggatttattatgatggaatataggctgaactggatggacaaatgtcttttttcggccttactaactatgttactatgttacatctgacTAGTTTAGGTCTGCTACACGTGACtagtttagctctgctacatctgactagtttagctctgctacatctgactagtttagctctgctacatctgactagcttacctctgctacatctgagtagcttagctctgctacatctgactagcttagctctgctacatctgactagCTTAGCTCTGTTACTCCAGACTAGCCTAGCTCTGCTGCACCTGAAAAGCTTACCTCTGCTACATCTGACTAGCTTGGCTCTGTAACATCATTATAGGTTAATTAAGTGATATTCTTTTTGCAAATCCCTCATTTAACCCTTCCCAGCAGGGGCAGCTGAGGGGGCACCACATGGCTTCAGCACCCTGGACAGCGGTAATTGCTCAGATCTTCCCATCAGGCTGTCAGTTACTGCTAGAAAGGGAAAATCACCTAGAAAGTCTGTGAGAGATCAAGGAGGCTGGAGAGATACAGACATCTGGTGATATGGGAGAGAAGCAAAGAGCCCGGATCAAACACCTACTGCCCGCCgcactacaccaaacacctactgcccgctacactacaccaaacacctactgcccgctacactacaccaaacacctactgcccgctacactacaccaaacacctactgcccgctacactacaccaaacacctactgcccgctacactacaccaaacacctactgtccgctacactacaccaaacacctactgcccgctacattacaccaaacacctactgcccgctacactacaccaaacacctactgcccgacgcactacaccaaacacctactgcccgctacactacaccaaacacctactgcccgctacactacaccaaacacctactgcccgctacactacaccaaacacctactgcccgctgcactacaccaaacacctactgcccgctacactacaccaaacacctactgccccctacactacaccaaacacctactgtccgctgcactacaccaaacacctactgcccgctacattacaccaaacacctactgcccgctacactacaccaaacacctactgcccgctacattacaccaaacacctactgcccgctacactacaccaaacacctactgcccgacgcactacaccaaacacctactgcccgctacactacaccaaacacctactgcccgctacactacaccaaacacctactgcccgctacactacaccaaacacctactgcccgctacactacaccaaacacctactgcccgacgcactacaccaaacacctactgcccgctacactacaccaaacacctactgcccgctacactacaccaaacacctactgtccgctacactacaccaaacacctactgtccgCTACattacaccaaacacctactgcccgctacactacaccaaacacctactgtccgctacactacaccaaacacctactgtccgccgcactacaccaaacacctactgcccgccgcactacaccaaacacctactgccccctacactacaccaaacacctactgcccgctacattacaccaaacacctactgcccgctacactacaccaaacacctactgccccctacactacaccaaacacctactgcccgctacactacaccaaacacctactgcccgctacactacaccaaacacctactgcccgctacactacaccaaacacctactgccccctacactacaccaaacacctactgcccgctacactacaccaaacacctactgcccgctacactacaccaaacacctactgcccgctacattacaccaaacacctactgcccgctacactacaccaaacacctactgccccctacactacaccaaacacctactgcccgctacactacaccaaacacctactgcccgctacactacaccaaacacctactgcccgctacactacaccaaacacctactgcccgctacattacaccaaacacctactgcccgctacactacaccaaacacctactgcccgctacactacaccaaacacctactgcccgctacactacaccaaacacctactgccccctacactacaccaaacacctactgcccgctacactacaccaaacacctactgtcccctacactacaccaaacacctactgccccctacactacaccaaacacctactgcccgctacactacaccaaacacctactgcccgctacactacaccaaacacctactgccccctacactacaccaaacacctactgcccgctacactacaccaaacacctactgccccctacactacaccaaacacctactgcccgctacactacaccaaacacctactgcccgctacactacaccaaacacctactgcccgctacactacaccaaacacctactgcccgctacactacaccaaacacctactgcccgctacactacaccaaacacctactgccccctacactacaccaaacacctactgccccctacactacaccaaacacctactgcccgctacactacaccaaacacctactgccccctacactacaccaaacacctactgcccgctacactacaccaaacacctactgcccgctacattacaccaaacacctactgcctgccgcactacaccaaacacctactgccccctacactacaccaaacacctactgccccctacactacaccaaacacctactgccccctacactacaccaaacacctactgcccgctacactacaccaaacacctactgccccctacactacaccaaacacctactgccccctacactacaccaaacacctactgccccctacactacaccaaacacctactgccccctacactacaccaaacacctactgccccctacactacaccaaacacctactgcccgctacattacaccaaacacctactgccccctacactacaccaaacacctactgccccctacactacaccaaacacctactgcccgctacattacaccaaacacctactgccccctacactacaccaaacacctactgccccctacactacaccaaacacctactgcccgctacattacaccaaacacctactgccccctacactacaccaaacacctactgccccctacactacaccaaacacctactgccccctacactacaccaaacacctactgcccgctacactacaccaaacacctactgccccctacactacaccaaacacctactgcccgctacattacaccaaacacctactgccccctacactacaccaaacacctactgccccctacactacaccaaacacctactgccccctacactacaccaaacacctactgcccctacactacaccaaacacctactgccccctacactacaccaaacacctactgcccgctacattacaccaaacacctactgccccctacactacaccaaacacctactgtccgctacactacaccaaacacctactgccccctacactacaccaaacacctactgcccgctacactacaccaaacacctactgccccctacactacaccaaacacctactgccccctacactacaccaaacacctactgccccctacactacaccaaacacctactgcccgctacactacaccaaacacctactgcccgctacactacaccaaacacctactgcctgccgcactacaccaaacacctactgcccgctacactacaccaaacacctactgcccgccacactacaccaaacacctactgccccctacactacaccaaacacctactgccccctacactacaccaaacacctactgcccgctacattacaccaaacacctactgccccctacactacaccaaacacctactgtccgctacactacaccaaacacctactgccccctacactacaccaaacacctactgccccctacactacaccaaacacctactgcccgctacactacaccaaacacctactgcccgccacactacaccaaacacctactgccccctacactacaccaaacacctactgccccctacactacaccaaacacctactgcccgctacattacaccaaacacctactgccccctacactacaccaaacacctactgtccgctacactacaccaaacacctactgccccctacactacaccaaacacctactgcccgccacactacaccaaacacctactgccccctacactacaccaaacacctactgtccgCTACACTACACCAATTCTTGTGATTTTTACCAACTCACCAGGAAACGTCAGCAGCCGAGACCACTGAGTGATCCGATCCTGTCCAGCTTCACCCCGAAGCATCCCCTGGAGAAGCCCTTCTTGCTCCTCTGCCGCAGCCTCCTGGTGCCGCCCGCCGGGTCGCTGAGCAGCTGCTGCAGGGTGACTTCATTTAAGTGGGAACCTTCCCTCTGCTCGGCCCGGTTTCTGTTCCACTGGTTTTCGGGGTTCGGCTGGTCCAGCAAGTCAGTTGGTACCAACTCCCCATGATCTGCTTCGTCAGACCCATAGGAGCGGTCAAAATTGTCCTCCAGTAACCTGGACAAACTCTACAAGAGCAAATGGTTAACATGTAATGATACCACCATCGTATCCTgtaccgatgtagcagagctgaggctgtCCTCTAACTGCATCACTAGATTacgtgcagtcctatgtaatatcaCAGGAGTTACGTGGAATAACTGACTCTTGTATGGCagcttacacacacagctctgctacatctgcagacAGAAGACCAGATATGAATCCAATATATAAAAAGGATTTGTTGTCGCCCATTACCAATAACCGTATGATCGCCCTCATGAACGCCGAAACCTCGCTTTATCTGCACCACAATGGGGGTCCGAATATTGAAATGTATCCGTAGATCATGGCGCTGCGACACGGCTTCACTATAAGCCGCCATAGTTGGCTGCTCGGATCACAGTTGCGGTTTTCAATCTGCGGCTCTCTAGCGTTTGTGAAACTACAACCTTTGATTGTAGGGATcattgctgggagttgtagtttcctaACTGCTGGAGAGCCACCGATTGGAGAACACAAGGACTATAAGGACTACTAAATATTTCTCTCCTTCTTCTCAGTTCAGGACTGTTAGGAAGATCCGGATACGATATGTCTAGAATTGGCGGTGACCTATAATGGGCGGCACGGGGCTCTCACCTGCAGGCTGCTCATCGGTTTGGCTCTCGCTTGCTCCTTGGAGAAGACGAGGATCAGGAGTAATCCCAGGCAGGCGCTGCGCTTGTAATCCATCTCCTGCTTCTCCTGCCCTGGTGAGTCTCCTACGCTTCCTTCCAGGACTCTGCTATAGTCCTCTCCTTATATCTCGTGCCCCTCCGGTGCCAACCCACTCACTCTGCCCATTGGCTGCTTATCATCTCAGCCACAATTTCCAGATTTCCTGTGTATTGTATCGATTGTATACCGGGATGATACTCTGACACCAGTtcattaataatattaatattattagtaaTATTCTATATATTCTTTCTGTTACCTCCGCTAATCCTGTTTTTTCCTTTCCCCCTATCACTTACTCTAGTCCAGTGCCAGGGTGCCAAACTGGGCACCTGCCCTTCTCCCAAGAAATGGTATCCTAATAATATAAATCTTCTCTGTCCGGAGGCTTTATCAATATCTTGGAGTTTGCCATTAACCCTTCACAACTATTTTGACAAAGAAGGACAGTTTTATGTAAAAAATATTATTACTACTTAAGTTGACTTGTGTTGAGGGACATAACAAGTAACAACGGGACACCTTAGTTAGACCATAAGCACTTTTAGGCTCTACCATGAGCACCATGAAACTCTATCATGTCCATGTAGGCTCTAGAATGAGCATCTTTATCCTCAACCATGAGAACCTTTAGCCTTAACCGAGAGCATCTTTTACGCTCTACTATGAGCACTTTTAGGCTCTAACGTGAGCACCATGATTCTATACAATGAGCATGTAGGCTCTAGAATGAGCATCTTTATCCTCAACCTTAAGAACCTTTAGCCTTAACCGAAAACATCTTTTACGCTCTACTATGAGCACCTTTAGGTTCTAACATGAGCACCATTATTCTCTGCAATGAGCATGTAGGCTCTAGAATGAGCATCTTTATCCTCAACCACGAGAACCTTTAGCCTTAACCGAGAGAATCTTTTACGCTCTACTATGAGCACTTTTAGGTTCTAACGTGAGCACCATGATTCTCTGCAGTGAGCATGTAGGCTCTAGAATGAGCATCTTTATCCTCAACCATAAGAACCTGTAGCCTTAACTGAGAGCAATTTTTACGCTCTACTATGAGCACCTTTAGGTTCTAACATGAGCACCTTGATTCTCTGCAATGAGCATGTAGGCTCCAAAATGAGCATCTTCATCCTCAACCATGAGAACCTTTAGCCTTAACCGAGAGCATCTTTAACGTCTACCATGAACACCTCTAGGCTCTACTAAGAGAATCTTACTGCTCAATCAGGAGTGCCTTGTTTATCTACCATGATCACCATTACGCTCTAAAATAATCACCAGAATTCTCTACCATGAGCCTCTTTAGGCTGTGCCATAAGCAGCAAGATTCTGCACCATGAGCACCATGATTCTTTGCCATGAGCACCATGATTTTCTACCATAAGCCTCTTTAGGGTCAACCATAAGCACGATGATTCTCTAAAATGAGCCTCTTTAGACTTTTCCATGAGCACTATGATTCCATACCATGAGCACCTTTTGGCTCTACCGTGAGCACCGTTATCCTCAACCATGAGATCCTTTATCAATCTTTATCTCTACCGGGAGTACCATGATTCTCTACCATGAGCATGATGATTCTCCACCATGAGCACCTTCAGGCTCTACCATGGGCACCATGATTCTCTACCATGAGCACCTTCAGGCTCTACCATGAGCACCATGATTCTCTTGTATGAGCACCTTTATCCTCAACCCAGAAAACCTTTAACCTATACCATGAGCATCTTTAAGCTCTACAATGAGCACCATGATTCTCTACCATGTGCATCTTTGTCAACTATGATCACCTTTAGCCTTAACCATGAGCATCTTTAACCTCTGACATGAGCATCTTTGACCTCTGCCATGAGCATCTTTGACCTCTGCCGCAAGCAGCTTTAGGCTCTATAATGATAATCTTTAACATTTGCCAAGCTAATTATTGTTTTGATCTCTGCTACATATTTTTGTTCCTTTTTTCTTTTGTACATCAGTAGATTGCAACCTGTGAATCTTCAGCTGATGagcaactacaactcccagcatgattCAATAAGTGCCTTCATTTATGGATTGAATCATGCAATATTCTACCATTAAACAGAACTATTCCATATTGTgatactgtgaaggctgcagcccaaCAAGGACCTAATGCTAGTTGACTGCAGTTCTCTAGAAACATAACAATGCCATATGACCACCATGAGACACAGCACCAGGAACGTCGCCAATCCAGGAGGTAGGTGGCTTTTATATTATCTAACTTCATAGCATTCAAAAATGGGGTTGAACAGAAGAAGGAAATCGAGAGGTTTATATTCACCTTTTTCAAATCTATATGAGAAGACACAATATAGAAaagaaatgaaaaatgtaaagagaAGGAAAGCATGAGGGGAGGTACAGCAGGACAAACAGCCTAGAATAGCAGCACAACGTAAAGAGGTCAATGTGGAGGATCAGAACATGCAGAAGAGGAGCAGAGCGTGGatgatacactgcgtgcagaattattaggcaagttgtattttgatcacatgatactttttatacatgtcgtcctactccaagctgttcaggcttgagagccaactaccaattcagtaaatcaggtgatgatcatctctgtaatgaggaggggtgctgTCTAATTACttccaaaaccctatataaggtgtgcttaattactaggcaacttcctttcctttggcaaaatgggtcagaagagagatttgacgggctctgaaaagtccaaaattgtgagatgtcttgcagagggatgcagcagtcttgaaactgacaaacttttgaagcttgatcactgaacaatcaagcgtttcatggcaaatagccaacagggtcgcaagaagcgtgttgggcaaaaaagccgcaaaataactgcccatgaattgaggaaaatcaagcgtgaagctgcctagatgccatttgccaccagttttgccatatttcagagccgcaacgttactggagtaacaaaaagcacaaggtgtgcgatgctcagggacatggccaagggaaggaaggc
Encoded here:
- the LOC138650937 gene encoding C-type natriuretic peptide 1-like; this translates as MDYKRSACLGLLLILVFSKEQARAKPMSSLQSLSRLLEDNFDRSYGSDEADHGELVPTDLLDQPNPENQWNRNRAEQREGSHLNEVTLQQLLSDPAGGTRRLRQRSKKGFSRGCFGVKLDRIGSLSGLGC